In one window of Candidatus Sulfuricurvum sp. RIFRC-1 DNA:
- the amrA gene encoding AmmeMemoRadiSam system protein A produces the protein MIHKLYLTIAREAILSAFENSQIDTNALLHAYPDLAQPCATFVTLTHNGKLRGCIGSLIAHRPLVEDLISNAKSAAFRDPRFAPLSPEEFSEIRIEVSLLTPPQLVEYSSKSELKGLIHPDIDGVILRHGNHQATFLPQVWEDLSDFDSFFDHLGMKAGLGSDPLSHHPEIYIYQVQKFEEEPHE, from the coding sequence GATTCTTTCTGCTTTTGAAAATTCGCAGATTGATACCAATGCCCTTCTTCATGCTTATCCCGATCTGGCACAGCCGTGTGCAACCTTTGTGACTCTGACCCACAACGGTAAACTACGGGGGTGTATCGGCTCTTTAATCGCACACAGACCTCTCGTGGAGGATTTAATCTCTAATGCAAAATCTGCGGCCTTTCGTGATCCGAGATTTGCACCGCTGAGTCCTGAAGAATTTTCTGAAATTCGTATTGAAGTTTCTCTTTTAACGCCGCCACAGCTTGTCGAGTACAGTTCTAAAAGCGAATTAAAAGGTTTGATTCACCCCGATATTGATGGTGTTATTCTACGTCATGGAAATCATCAAGCGACTTTTTTGCCGCAAGTATGGGAGGATTTGAGTGATTTCGATAGTTTTTTTGATCATCTTGGGATGAAAGCGGGTCTCGGATCCGATCCCCTCTCTCATCACCCTGAGATTTATATTTATCAAGTCCAAAAATTTGAGGAAGAACCCCATGAATAA
- a CDS encoding saccharopine dehydrogenase family protein yields the protein MATALIIGAGGVGRVVAHKCVMNNQIFDRIILASRSIGRCEEIKSELPEGAIEITTVDADNTDEVIALIQKYSPDILINVALPYQDLTIMDACIATKTPYLDTANYEHPDEAKFEYKLQWERDAAFKEAGIMGLLGSGFDPGATNVFCAYAQKHYFDEIHTIDILDCNAGDHGYAFATNFNPEINLREVSAKGRYWENGEWIETAPMEIMQVWDYPEVGPKDSYLLYHEEMESLVKHIKGLKRIRFFMTFGQSYLTHMKCLENVGMLGIEPVEHQGMKIVPMEFLKTLLPDPASLGPRTKGKTNIGIVAEGLKDGKKRKIYIYQIKDHEECYAEVKSQGVSYTTGVPAVIGAKLMVEGKWSGTGVFNMEQLDPDFFMDEMNTQGLPWNVIEMDV from the coding sequence GTGGCAACAGCACTTATTATCGGCGCCGGTGGAGTAGGGCGCGTAGTGGCACATAAATGTGTCATGAACAACCAAATTTTTGATCGTATCATTTTAGCGAGCCGCAGTATCGGACGTTGTGAAGAGATTAAAAGCGAACTTCCAGAAGGTGCAATCGAAATCACAACCGTAGATGCGGATAATACCGATGAAGTTATCGCATTAATCCAAAAATATTCACCTGATATTTTGATCAATGTAGCGTTACCGTACCAAGACCTCACAATCATGGATGCGTGTATCGCGACAAAAACCCCTTATCTCGATACCGCAAACTACGAACACCCAGATGAGGCGAAATTCGAATACAAACTCCAATGGGAGAGAGACGCAGCATTCAAAGAAGCGGGCATTATGGGATTACTCGGCAGCGGATTTGATCCGGGTGCGACCAACGTATTCTGCGCCTATGCTCAAAAACACTATTTTGATGAGATTCACACCATCGATATCCTTGACTGTAATGCGGGAGATCACGGCTATGCTTTCGCAACCAATTTCAACCCTGAGATCAACCTCCGCGAAGTGAGTGCAAAAGGTCGCTATTGGGAAAATGGTGAGTGGATTGAAACCGCACCGATGGAAATCATGCAAGTATGGGATTATCCTGAAGTGGGACCAAAAGACAGTTATCTTCTCTACCACGAAGAGATGGAATCACTCGTCAAGCACATCAAAGGACTTAAACGTATCCGTTTCTTTATGACGTTCGGTCAAAGCTACCTTACCCACATGAAATGTTTAGAGAACGTCGGAATGTTGGGAATTGAGCCGGTAGAACATCAAGGGATGAAAATTGTCCCTATGGAATTTCTAAAAACATTGCTCCCTGATCCGGCGTCACTCGGTCCTCGCACCAAAGGCAAAACCAATATCGGTATCGTAGCTGAAGGTCTCAAAGACGGCAAAAAACGTAAAATCTACATCTATCAGATCAAAGACCACGAAGAGTGCTACGCCGAAGTTAAATCCCAAGGTGTCTCGTATACTACGGGTGTCCCTGCCGTTATCGGTGCAAAACTGATGGTTGAGGGCAAATGGAGCGGTACTGGTGTATTCAACATGGAACAACTCGACCCTGATTTCTTCATGGATGAGATGAACACCCAAGGACTTCCTTGGAATGTTATCGAGATGGACGTATAA
- the amrB gene encoding AmmeMemoRadiSam system protein B codes for MNKRKMSVAGSFYPESSIEITTMIDYFNTILESHPDVAARFDALHGNAVIVPHAGWVYSGFTANIAFRILSHSLPKTIIVIGPSHKVGFEGVSIADSEFYQTPLGELEIDTALVEELKKQFALTTFETAHHEHSTEVQMPFIKHYMDNVKVVELVYAHADPLQISPIIDYLLNQPDTAVVISTDLSHYYSLDEAKELDLICLEAIRHENSTMLHQGCEACGKIGVEAMLDVANKRTMEAILLDYRTSADASGDSSRVVGYASALFR; via the coding sequence ATGAATAAAAGAAAAATGAGCGTTGCAGGGAGTTTTTATCCCGAATCGTCCATCGAAATTACCACAATGATCGATTATTTTAACACGATACTCGAATCTCATCCCGATGTTGCGGCACGTTTTGATGCTTTACATGGCAATGCGGTTATCGTTCCCCATGCAGGGTGGGTCTACTCAGGGTTCACGGCGAATATCGCCTTCCGAATTCTAAGCCATTCTCTTCCTAAAACCATCATCGTTATAGGACCGTCTCATAAAGTCGGTTTTGAGGGAGTTAGTATCGCAGATAGTGAGTTCTATCAAACGCCGCTGGGAGAGTTAGAGATCGATACGGCTTTAGTCGAAGAACTCAAAAAACAATTCGCACTCACGACATTCGAGACAGCGCATCATGAACACAGCACCGAAGTTCAGATGCCGTTTATTAAACACTATATGGACAATGTAAAAGTGGTGGAACTGGTCTATGCCCACGCTGATCCGCTGCAAATCTCCCCTATCATCGATTATCTGTTGAATCAGCCCGATACCGCCGTCGTTATCAGCACCGATCTAAGTCACTATTATTCGTTGGATGAAGCGAAAGAACTCGATTTGATCTGTTTGGAAGCGATTCGACATGAGAACAGTACGATGCTCCATCAAGGATGCGAAGCGTGCGGAAAAATCGGCGTAGAAGCGATGCTGGATGTGGCGAATAAACGTACTATGGAAGCGATATTGCTCGATTATCGCACCAGTGCCGATGCGAGTGGAGATAGCTCCCGCGTGGTGGGATATGCGAGTGCGTTGTTTAGATAG
- a CDS encoding diacylglycerol kinase has product MALNKPRYTLFKNTRYALNGLLEVSQNEKSFRLQILLFVAGMITAWVLPITFLQSAILAVSLFIPLMAEMINSAVERTVDLVTFDHHELAKRAKDAGAALVFLSLGMLAFIWGLTLYYAFCL; this is encoded by the coding sequence ATGGCGCTCAATAAACCTCGTTATACACTATTTAAAAATACCCGATATGCCTTGAACGGTCTGCTGGAAGTGAGTCAAAACGAAAAATCGTTTCGTTTGCAGATCCTCCTCTTTGTTGCGGGGATGATTACAGCGTGGGTATTACCTATCACCTTTTTGCAAAGTGCTATTTTGGCGGTTTCACTGTTTATCCCTCTGATGGCGGAAATGATCAACAGTGCTGTTGAGAGAACGGTTGATCTGGTCACTTTTGATCACCATGAACTGGCAAAACGGGCAAAAGATGCGGGAGCCGCCTTGGTATTTCTCTCTCTTGGAATGCTGGCGTTTATTTGGGGGCTTACTCTCTATTACGCATTTTGTCTGTAA